One window of the Lytechinus pictus isolate F3 Inbred chromosome 5, Lp3.0, whole genome shotgun sequence genome contains the following:
- the LOC129261564 gene encoding amiloride-sensitive sodium channel subunit alpha-like — translation MSSDKFDDDTVGEAVCDFGKDTTVHGVRYMIARGHFLFRLCWLAIVILAFVLFGMQATNVYSDYAASPYSTKIDIVQTTFKAFPAVTVCNVNRIRRSRLYDTNYEGLIDVDDMFISGYLEDEESVNMTERVNEREVEEREGEIWSKVNGQYDWMGFYTASQADDFSDLINVVNPTKEELTGYGHQLERFLIQCTYDQQPCNASSKFEVWQNRYYGNCFTFNFGTNGDLISTSKTGALNGLHLTLWVEDDEYMGFLSPYRGAKVTIHPQNILPLPEDEGINVATGMATSIGLREEVVKRLHEMTSCVEENGEGTNFTVRNNSSSYTVAYCLKLCFQQSLINRCGCVDGILLNYTHCDVLNTTQRNCLSNVHELYINNNLDCYCPLPCQERNFKKTISSIDWPSDRYVDHLTTRFTGHPDIRRTLIEDEGRAKRNLIRLQIYYETLNNEVVVQVPRYSIPNILGNWGGLMGLFTGMSFISVFEVIFLLLRVSKISCEKLLFPNRVQPIKT, via the exons ATGAGTTCCGACAAATTCGATGATGACACTGTAGGTGAGGCGGTGTGCGACTTCGGCAAAGACACCACCGTTCACGGAGTCAGGTACATGATCGCCCGAGGTCATTTTCTCTTCCGTCTGTGCTGGCTCGCCATCGTCATCCTCGCTTTCGTTCTCTTTGGTATGCAAGCTACCAACGTTTATAGCGATTACGCTGCTTCCCCGTATTCGACCAAGATAGACATCGTCCAGACGACCTTCAAGGCCTTCCCTGCCGTGACGGTTTGCAATGTGAATAGGATTCGGAGATCGAGGCTCTACGATACGAACTACGAGGGGCTGATTGACGTCGATGATATGTTTATCTCTGGATATTTAGAAGACGAGGAATCGGTCAATATGACAGAGAGAGTAAA TGAACGTGAGGTCGAAGAAAGAGAGGGTGAGATCTGGTCTAAGGTGAACGGTCAGTACGACTGGATGGGGTTTTATACCGCCTCTCAGGCCGACGACTTCAGCGACCTTATCAATGTAGTGAACCCAACGAAAGAAGAGCTGACGGGATACGGACATCAGTTGGAGAGGTTTCTCATTCAGTGCACTTATGATCAGCAACCTTGTAATGCAAG tTCTAAATTTGAGGTGTGGCAAAATCGATATTACGGAAATTGTTTCACTTTTAACTTTGGTACAAATGGAGATCTGATTTCAACCAGCAAGACGGGAGCTTTGAATG GTTTACATCTCACTTTGTGGGTAGAAGATGATGAATACATGGGGTTTCTATCACCGTATCGGGGGGCAAAGGTCACCATTCATCCTCAAAATATACTTCCGCTTCCTGAAGATGAGGGGATCAATGTTGCGACTGGAATGGCGACATCTATAGGCCTTCGAGAG GAGGTCGTAAAGCGTTTACACGAGATGACGAGTTGCGTAGAAGAAAATGGCGAAGGCACAAACTTCACAGTAAGGAACAACAGCTCCAGTTATACCGTTGCGTACTGCCTTAAGTTGTGTTTTCAACAGAGCTTGATCAACAGATGTGGCTGTGTAGATGGAATCCTTCTAAATTATACTCATTGCGATGTCCTTAACACTACTCAAC GAAATTGTCTATCCAATGTACATGAACTCTACATTAACAACAATCTGGACTGCTACTGCCCTCTACCGTGCCA GGAAAGAAACTTCAAGAAAACTATATCATCCATTGACTGGCCGTCAGACAGATACGTG GACCATCTGACCACCAGATTTACCGGACATCCTGATATAAGACGAACGCTGATAGAAGATGAAGGAAGAGCGAA GCGAAATCTTATACGTCTTCAGATATACTATGAAACCCTTAATAACGAGGTCGTGGTGCAAGTGCCGAGATACTCT ATCCCGAACATCCTTGGTAACTGGGGAGGATTGATGGGGCTCTTTACAGGGATGTCGTTCATCAGTGTATTCGAAGTCATCTTCTTACTGCTACGTGTATCCAAGATCTCTTGTGAAAAGTTGTTATTTCCCAATCGAGTGCAGCCTATTAAAACATGA
- the LOC129260297 gene encoding peptidoglycan-recognition protein SC2-like, whose protein sequence is MWKCNLTVVLILVVCKAICDGRKDIQNDHKHWKADIDGGRLMDSVVKACPRVVTREEWGARLAKDRSDMATPVPFVILHHTYMPECFTFDECCKMMRSIQDFHMDVRGWDDIAYSFLVGEDGLVYRGRGWDTVGSHAPWYNFRSLGISIMGNFTTKLPNQKAIEAVDEIINCAIVNNKLKSDYILYGHRQATPNRTCPGQALFDMIQTWPHWKPGDHFPPKQ, encoded by the exons ATGTGGAAGTGTAATTTAACAGTAGTTCTTATTCTTGTCGTCTGCAAGGCAATCTGTGATGGAAGGAAGGATATTCAGAATGATCACAAACACTGGAAG GCAGATATCGACGGTGGGAGATTGATGGATTCAGTTG TTAAGGCGTGTCCAAGGGTTGTAACCCGTGAAGAGTGGGGTGCTAGACTGGCCAAGGATAGGTCAGACATGGCAACTCCGGTTCCCTTTGTGATATTACATCACACCTATATGCCAGAATGTTTTACCTTTGACGAATGCTGTAAGATGATGCGATCCATACAG GATTTCCACATGGACGTCAGGGGATGGGACGACATCGCATATTCCTTCCTGGTCGGCGAAGACGGTTTGGTATACAGAGGTCGAGGATGGGACACCGTGGGTAGTCATGCACCCTGGTATAACTTCAGATCATTAG GCATATCTATCATGGGGAATTTTACAACGAAGCTTCCGAACCAGAAGGCAATAGAAGCTGTCGATGAAATCATTAACTGTGCCATTGTAAA CAATAAACTCAAGTCTGACTACATTCTCTATGGTCATCGCCAAGCTACTCCAAACAGGACCTGCCCAGGCCAGGCTCTTTTTGACATGATCCAAACTTGGCCTCACTGG AAACCCGGAGACCATTTTCCACCAAAGCAgtga